The following DNA comes from Thermococcus piezophilus.
GACGACGAAGGATGCGATCTACGCATTCATTCCGAAGAACCTCGCCCACCGCTTCAAGGCGGTCATAATGGCTGAGGACATCAAGAAGGCCATCCCAGAGTGGCCATACTTCATCGTTGACCTAATGCACTGGGACAAGCACACCCAGAAGGAGAAGGGCAAAGTCTGCCTCCAATTAGCGCAGTGCTACGGCCTGCTGAGGGACTACTTCATGGGCGACCGCTTAGCTGTTACGTGGGCGAACGAAGAGTTCAGGGAAATGGCCAACATGCCCCTCGACAAAGTCACTCTCCACGAGGGCCCGACCACAGAGTTTCTGAAGAGCGAAGGCATCGATGAGGTCGTTCTGCTCGATCCCTGGGCTGGCGAGGTCTTAAGCGAAGAGGATTTTGGCGTTAGGGCCTTTATCATCGGTGGAATAGTTGATACAGGGGGTACAAAGAAGAAAACCACTCCAAAAATCGGAGAGGAGCTTGAGACAGCGGGGATAAAAGTTCGGCGCAGGAAGATAGTCCTCAGGGGCGACATCGTTGGCGTTCCAGACAGGATAAACCACATACTCGAGATTCTGCTCGGGATGATGGTTGAGGGCAAAGATATGGATGAGGCGGTCTATGACGTCCAGTCACCACTCCACGCCCGCTGGCGCCTGAGGAAGGAGCTTCCAAAGCATGCAACGCGCTATATGATTAACGGGAAAGTTTACCGCGTTGTCGAGAAGGAGCTGTTTGACGAGTACTCCAATTGGCTCAAGATACGCTGGGAGGACTTCGTCAAGGTTCTGCGTGAGTTAAATCTCGTCGCGCTCGAGAGGAAGCGGATGCACCACCTCAACAAGATTTCCAACCCCAGGATAATCAACGGCAAGGCTTACAGGGTCATACTCCTCAAGAAGGCCGCGATGCTGTGCTACAACTGCTGAACGTTCCTCTTTCTCGTTCTCCGACAAATTAGAGAAAGAAAAGTTCAGAAGAACAGGATTACCGCATCGTCAACAACCGCGGTTTCCACCTCTTCGCCCTCGCTGAAAACCGCCTTCCTCAGCACGATGTCGTCCTTGCTGAGCTCAATCTTCTGCCCTTCAATCTCGAACTCTACTTTTCCGCTCTCCTTGAGGGCTTTGGCAACTACTT
Coding sequences within:
- the trm10 gene encoding tRNA (guanine(9)-/adenine(9)-N1)-methyltransferase, coding for MEKLSDVFRKLLVSRGIDKVGTLSKRVPKRDTKDRLQDIAIHVLEGYGYIGKVEKPTAIAWDLENGTTKDAIYAFIPKNLAHRFKAVIMAEDIKKAIPEWPYFIVDLMHWDKHTQKEKGKVCLQLAQCYGLLRDYFMGDRLAVTWANEEFREMANMPLDKVTLHEGPTTEFLKSEGIDEVVLLDPWAGEVLSEEDFGVRAFIIGGIVDTGGTKKKTTPKIGEELETAGIKVRRRKIVLRGDIVGVPDRINHILEILLGMMVEGKDMDEAVYDVQSPLHARWRLRKELPKHATRYMINGKVYRVVEKELFDEYSNWLKIRWEDFVKVLRELNLVALERKRMHHLNKISNPRIINGKAYRVILLKKAAMLCYNC